The Monomorium pharaonis isolate MP-MQ-018 chromosome 5, ASM1337386v2, whole genome shotgun sequence genome includes a window with the following:
- the LOC105837992 gene encoding ER membrane protein complex subunit 3 yields the protein MAELLLDPNIRGWVFLPIVVITFLVGIIRHYVSILLASQKKVELHQVQDSQVMIRSRLLRENGQYLPKVGFMTRRHFFNNEETGYFKTQKRPPVSQNPMTDPNMMTEMLKGNVTNVLPMVLIGGWINWMFSGFVTTKVPFPLTLRFKPMLQRGIELVTLDAAWVSSASWYFLNVFGLRSIYTLVLGENNAADTTRLVQDQVSGAAMSMPPDPKAAFKSEWEALEICEHNWALQGIDVELMGIQSKVDMADSIYH from the exons ATGGCCGAATTGTTGCTAGATCCAAATATACGAGGCTGGGTATTTTTGCCCATAGTAGTGATTACATTTCTAGTCGGCATAATCCGTCACTATGTTTCAATATTGCTTGCATCGCAAAAAAAAGTCGAACTTCATCAAGTGCAAGATAG tcaAGTAATGATACGCTCTAGACTGCTCCGAGAAAACGGACAGTATTTACCAAAAGTAGGTTTCATGACTAGGAGACATTTCTTCAATAACGAGGAGACTGGATATTTTAAGACTCAGAAGCGTCCTCCTGTTTCCCAAAATCCTATGACTGATCCAAATATGATGACTGAGATGCTTAAGGGAAATGTGACCAATGTTTTGCCTATGGTATTGATTGGTGGTTGGATTAACTGGATGTTTTCTGGATTTGTAACAA CTAAAGTGCCATTTCCATTAACGCTACGATTCAAGCCAATGTTACAACGGGGTATAGAATTAGTTACGCTGGACGCTGCATGGGTTTCTTCAGCTTCGTGGTATTTTCTCAATGTATTTGGATTAAGATCCATTTATACACTTGTACTTGGCGAGAATAATGCTGCGGACACCACAAGACTAGTGCAAGATCAAGTATCGGGAGCTGCAATGTCTATGCCGCCTGATCCAAAAGCAGCCTTTAAGTCTGAATGGGAAGCATTGGAGATCTGTGAACATAATTGGGCGCTGCAGGGAATAGACGTTGAACTCATGGGTATCCAATCGAAAGTGGACATGGCTGATAGTATATATCATTAA